In one Oryza glaberrima chromosome 2, OglaRS2, whole genome shotgun sequence genomic region, the following are encoded:
- the LOC127763176 gene encoding F-box/kelch-repeat protein At1g22040-like: protein MGSVVSSAKINARSMDRHEKSGFGSNKRVKISTYECDSFQRIIPTLPDELSFQILARLPRLYYLKLKLVSQAWKVAITSSELSQLRRELGLTEEWLYVLTKLERNKLDCYALDPLFRKWQRLPPMPSFVSEEESTGRTQSSWFQMWNVVGSSIRIADFIKGWFRRRYGLDQMPFCGCSVGVADGCLYVFGGFSRAVALNCVFRYNPCLNVWQEVSPMISGRAFSKAALLQSKLYVVGGVSRGRNGLLPLRSGEVFDPKTGIWSELPEMPFMKAQVLPTAFLADVLKPIATGMASYKGKLYVPQSLYSWPFFFDIGGEIYDPELNSWETMADGLGDGWPARQAGTKLGIVVNEELYTLEPSSSLDSGQIKRYDSEQDTWKTIVPQVPVHDFTDAEAPFLLAGLHGKVHVITKEANNNLQVIQAVLQNNIENSPSEENIIWNILASKNFGSAELVSCQVLDV from the coding sequence ATGGGCTCTGTTGTAAGTTCTGCAAAGATTAATGCCCGATCTATGGACCGGCATGAAAAATCTGGATTTGGTTCTAATAAGAGGGTCAAGATCTCCACATATGAGTGCGATTCGTTTCAGAGGATAATTCCAACTCTTCCCGATGAACTCTCGTTTCAAATTCTAGCCAGGTTACCACGGTTGTATTACCTAAAGTTGAAGTTGGTCAGCCAAGCTTGGAAGGTGGCAATCACCAGCAGTGAGCTTTCCCAGCTGAGAAGAGAGCTTGGCTTAACTGAAGAGTGGTTGTATGTACTGACCAAACTTGAGCGAAACAAACTCGATTGTTATGCTCTTGATCCATTGTTCCGCAAATGGCAAAGGTTGCCACCGATGCCATCTTTTGTCAGTGAGGAGGAATCCACTGGGAGGACGCAGTCTTCTTGGTTCCAGATGTGGAATGTTGTGGGCTCAAGTATAAGGATTGCTGACTTTATAAAGGGATGGTTTCGTCGCCGATATGGTTTGGACCAGATGCCATTTTGTGGTTGCTCCGTTGGAGTTGCTGATGGTTGCTTGTATGTCTTTGGAGGATTTTCCAGAGCTGTTGCCCTCAACTGTGTATTTAGATATAACCCTTGCCTCAATGTGTGGCAGGAAGTGAGCCCGATGATCTCAGGTCGAGCTTTTTCTAAGGCAGCATTACTGCAGAGTAAGCTATATGTTGTCGGTGGAGTTAGCAGGGGTCGGAATGGCTTGCTTCCTCTACGGTCAGGTGAAGTTTTTGATCCCAAAACTGGTATATGGAGTGAGTTGCCTGAAATGCCTTTCATGAAAGCACAGGTATTACCAACAGCTTTCTTGGCTGATGTTCTGAAGCCTATCGCCACTGGAATGGCGTCCTACAAGGGAAAGCTGTATGTTCCTCAAAGTTTGTACTCATGGCCATTCTTTTTTGACATTGGAGGTGAAATTTATGACCCGGAATTGAATTCTTGGGAAACAATGGCAGATGGTCTTGGTGATGGATGGCCAGCAAGGCAGGCAGGCACAAAATTAGGTATTGTGGTGAACGAGGAACTTTATACGTTGGAGCCTTCTAGCTCCTTGGACAGTGGCCAGATAAAAAGGTATGATTCTGAACAAGACACCTGGAAAACTATTGTACCACAGGTTCCTGTTCATGATTTCACCGATGCAGAGGCTCCTTTTTTACTTGCTGGCCTTCATGGAAAGGTCCACGTTATTACAAAAGAGGCAAACAACAATCTTCAAGTTATTCAAGCTGTATTGCAGAATAACATTGAGAACAGTCCATCTGAAGAAAACATCATATGGAACATACTGGCTTCAAAGAACTTTGGGTCTGCTGAGCTTGTTAGTTGTCAAGTTCTTGATGTTTAA
- the LOC127763780 gene encoding uncharacterized protein LOC127763780 — MAKAVLTLTVLAFLCLVALGLSGRANANATAGRKMVGVYELKKGDFSIRVTNWGATLMSVILPDSKGNLADVVLGYDTVAEYVNGTAYFGGLIGRVANRIANARFTLDGKTYRLFRNDGNNSLHGGHRGFSKVIWTVKEHVAGGDSPRITLYYHSFDGEQGFPGDLDVYVTYELPRPYVLAVRMNATARGKATPVNLAHHAYWNLAGEGSGAASVLAETVRIHASRYTPVDAATLIPTGRVAPVAGTPYDFLAGAPVGARIVGAAVPRGAVSGYDTNYAVDGAAADGERRRLRPVAEVRDGATGRAMEVWADQPGVQFYTSNGLAGVRGKGGKVYGRYGALCLETQGFPDAVNHPSFPSQIVRPGQVYEHNMVFKFTF; from the exons ATGGCAAAAGCTGTGCTTACACTGACTGTTCTTGCCTTCTTGTGCCTTGTGGCCCTCGGCTTGTCCGGCAGAGCCAATGCCAATGCAACGGCGGGGAGGAAGATGGTTGGGGTGTATGAGCTGAAGAAGGGGGATTTCTCCATCAGGGTCACCAACTGGGGAGCTACTCTCATGTCTGTGATTCTTCCCGATTCCAAAG GGAATTTGGCTGATGTAGTCCTTGGCTACGATACAGTTGCTGAATACGTT AACGGGACGGCCTACTTCGGAGGACTGATCGGCCGCGTAGCCAACAGGATCGCCAACGCGCGGTTCACGCTGGACGGGAAGACCTACCGGCTGTTCCGCAACGACGGCAACAACTCGCTCCACG GTGGTCACCGTGGATTCAGCAAGGTCATATGGACGGTGAAGgagcacgtcgccggcggcgactcgcCGCGCATCACGCTGTACTACCACAGCTTCGACGGGGAGCAAG GTTTTCCGGGCGACCTGGACGTGTACGTGACGTACGAGCTGCCCCGCCCCTACGTGCTGGCCGTGCGCATGaacgcgacggcgcggggcaAGGCCACGCCGGTGAACCTCGCCCACCACGCCTACTGGAACCTCGCCGGCGAGGGCAGCGGCGCCGCCAGCGTCCTCGCCGAGACGGTGCGGATCCACGCGTCGCGGTACACGCCCGTGGACGCCGCGACGCTCATCCCGACGGGGCGGGTCGCGCCCGTGGCCGGCACGCCCTACgacttcctcgccggcgccccGGTGGGCGCGCgcatcgtcggcgccgccgttccccgcgGCGCCGTCTCCGGTTACGACACCAACTACGCCGTGGACGGCGCCGCagccgacggcgagcggcggcggctccggccggtggcggaggtccgcgacggcgcgacggggcGGGCGATGGAGGTGTGGGCGGACCAGCCGGGGGTGCAGTTCTACACGAGCAAcgggctcgccggcgtgcgcgGCAAGGGCGGGAAGGTGTACGGCCGGTACGGCGCGCTGTGCTTGGAGACGCAGGGGTTCCCCGACGCCGTGAACCACCCGAGCTTCCCGTCGCAGATCGTCCGGCCGGGGCAGGTGTACGAGCACAACATGGTGTTCAAGTTCACCTTCTAG
- the LOC127763177 gene encoding phosphopantothenate--cysteine ligase 1: protein MLPAPSFCSITRIHPSIDRSAMVAAEDNPESFFAAAPPLRDADAVAARLGEFIARNSSAAGAGGGGRRIVCVTSGGTTVPLEQRCVRYIDNFSSGHRGAASTEYFLKAGYAVIFLHRRGSCQPYCRFLPDDSFLKFFDVDAESKVQVAECHAPVVKKAIGDYCKAIEGGYLLKLPFTTIFEYLQLLKMVATSISSAGPLGMFYLAAAVSDFYVPWDSMAKHKIQSGGGPLDMRLSQVPKMLSVLRNQWAPLAFCISFKLETDSDILIQKADMALNKYKMNIVVANLLATYKEEVIIVTDKERSTIRKMNKDEDLEMQIIKILSQNHSKYICGSTNGCVQSPD from the exons ATGCTTCCCGCCCCTTCGTTCTGCTCAATCACtcgcatccatccatccatcgatcgatcggcgatGGTCGCCGCCGAGGATAACCCGGAGTCCTtcttcgcggcggcgccgccgctgcgggacgccgacgccgtggcCGCGAGGCTGGGGGAATTCATCGCCCGCAACTCCTCCGCAG cgggcgcgggcggcggcggcaggcggatCGTGTGCGTGACGTCGGGCGGGACGACGGTGCCGCTGGAGCAGCGCTGCGTGCGGTACATCGACAACTTCAGCTCCGGCCACCgtggcgccgcctccaccga GTATTTTTTGAAGGCTGGCTATGCAGTTATCTTCCTCCATCGACG AGGAAGCTGCCAGCCTTATTGTAGGTTCCTCCCCGATGATTCATTCCTCAAATTCTTTGATGTCGATGCAGAATCGAAGGTTCAAG TGGCAGAGTGCCACGCGCCAGTGGTCAAGAAAGCAATTGGAGATTATTGCAAG GCAATTGAAGGCGGCTATCTGTTGAAACTCCCATTCACTACAATATTTGAATACCTTCAG CTATTGAAGATGGTTGCTACATCTATAAGTTCGGCTGGGCCACTCGGAATGTTCTATCTTGCTGCGGCTGTGTCTGATTTCTATGTCCCTTGGGATAGCATG GCCAAACATAAGATTCAGTCAGGTGGAGGCCCTCTGGATATGAGGCTCAGTCAAGTTCCGAAAATGCTTTCAGTGTTGCGAAACCAATGGGCCCCCTTGGCGTTCTGTATATCATTTAAG TTGGAGACGGATTCGGACATCCTTATTCAGAAAGCAGATATGGCTCTGAACAAGTACAAGATGAACATCGTTGTGGCCAATTTGCTTGCAACGTACAAAGAGGAAGTCATTATTGTAACAGACAAAGAAAGGAGTACTATCCGAAAGATGAACAAGGATGAGGATCTGGAAATGCAGATAATCAAAATCCTATCACAGAATCACTCGAAGTACATATGCGGAAGCACAAACGGGTGCGTCCAGAGCCCAGATTGA
- the LOC127762590 gene encoding protein ACTIVITY OF BC1 COMPLEX KINASE 8, chloroplastic — protein MPTSHVGSPHPPCPSHVSPLPPPLSPSLWPLPASSPRRLRLSSPPLPPSSASSSRGLASRRRRRAHAARPNPSPSLAAALAMSAAAGAATLVASSASLSVPDHLRLRRFRLHLHPRPPPPHPQLRSRSLRQRRRFVLAVLQEDRSPSAPDEEARRYGLNGSAPSSGVGYDDAAVEAYLGTNGNGRGNGAAAVVKPAAESRSSAALVSAGPGPGDDERRRKERVEEIGREDAWFKQSGGDSKPEVSVAPGGRWNRFKTYSTIQRTLEIWGFVFKFIFRSWLNNQKFTYRGGMTEEKRVIRRKVLAKWLKESILRLGPTFIKIGQQFSTRVDILPQEYVDQLSELQDQVPPFPSETAVSIIEEELGASVNKIFDRFDFEPIAAASLGQVHRACLNGKEVVIKVQRPGLKELFDIDLKNLRVIAEYLQKVDPKSDGAKRDWVAIYDECASVLYQEIDYTKEAFNAEKFSENFKNMDYVKVPEILWEYTTPQVLTMEYVPGIKINRIKQLDKLGVDRKRLGRYAVESYLEQILSHGFFHADPHPGNIAVDDVNGGRLIFYDFGMMGSISPNIREGLLEAFYGVYEKDPDKVLQSMIQMGVLVPTGDMTAVRRTAQFFLDSFEERLAAQRKEREMATEELGFKKQLTKEEKFEKKKQRLAAIGEDLLSIAADQPFRFPATFTFVVRAFSVLDGIGKGLDPRFDITEIAKPYAMELLRFNEAGVEVIVKDARKRWERQSRAFYNLFRQPDRVEKLAQIIERLEQGDLKLRVRTLESERAFQRVAAAQKTIGYGVAAGSLVNLATVLYLNSIRLPATIAYSLCAFFGLQVLVGLLKVKKLDQQERLITGTA, from the exons ATGCCTACCAGCCACGTCGGATCGCCTCATCCTCCGTGCCCCTCCCACGTGTCTCCTCTCCCaccacctctctccccctcgCTTTGGCCTCTTCCCGCTTCCTCGCCTCGTCGGCTtcgcctctcctctccaccactccctccctcctccgcttcctcctcTCGCGGTCTcgcttctcgccgccgccgccgcgcacacGCGGCGCGCCCAAACCCTAgtccctccctcgccgccgccctcgcgatgtcggccgcggccggggcggccaccctcgtcgcctcctccgcctcgctcTCCGTGCCcgaccacctccgcctccgccggttccgcctccacctccacccgcgcccgccgccgccgcatccccagCTCCGGTCCCGCTCCctccggcagcgccgccgcttcgTGCTCGCCGTGCTGCAGGAGGACCGGTCCCCCTCCGCGCCGGATGAGGAGGCGAGGAGGTACGGGCTCAACGGGAGCGCCCCGAGCAGCGGGGTCGGGTACGACGATGCCGCCGTGGAGGCCTACCTCGGGACCAACGGCAACGGGAGGGGgaacggtgcggcggcggtggtgaagcCCGCCGCGGAGTCACGGAGCAGCGCCGCCTTGGTGTCCGCGGGGCCTGGGCCGGGGGAtgatgagaggaggaggaaggagcggGTGGAGGAGATCGGCAGGGAGGACGCTTGGTTCAAGCAGAGCGGCGGGGATTCCAAGCCCGAG GTGTCAGTCGCTCCTGGAGGTCGCTGGAATCGGTTTAAAACCTATTCGACGATTCAAAGGACGTTGGAAATATGGGGctttgtttttaaatttatattcaGATCTTGGCTCAATAATCAGAAGTTCACTTATCGAG GAGGGATGACGGAGGAGAAAAGGGTAATTAGGAGGAAAGTTCTTGCCAAGTGGCTTAAGGAGAGTATTTTGAGACTAGGTCCCACATTTATCAAAATTGGGCAGCAGTTCTCCACCAGAGTGGACATTCTTCCACAGGAATATGTCGACCAGTTATCTGAATTACAG GACCAAGTTCCTCCATTTCCTTCAGAGACAGCGGTGTCAATTATTGAGGAAGAGCTAGGGGCATCTGTGAATAAGATTTTTGATCGATTTGACTTTGAACCAATAGCTGCTGCTAGCCTCG GCCAGGTTCATCGGGCATGCTTGAATGGCAAAGAAGTTGTCATCAAAGTGCAAAGGCCTGGTCTGAAGGAGCTATTTGATATTGATCTGAAAAACTTAAGG GTAATAGCAGAATACCTTCAGAAAGTGGACCCTAAGTCAGATGGTGCCAAGAGAGACTGGGTTGCTATCTATGATGAGTGCGCATCTGTTTTGTATCAG GAAATAGACTATACAAAGGAAGCATTTAATGCTGAAAAATTTTctgaaaacttcaaaaatatggATTATGTGAAGGTTCCAGAGATTTTGTGGGAGTATACTACACCTCAG GTCTTAACAATGGAATACGTCCCAGGAATCAAGATAAATAGGATAAAGCAGCTAGATAAGTTAGGAGTTGATCGGAAAAG GTTAGGTCGGTATGCTGTTGAGTCGTACCTGGAGCAGATCTTATCTCATGGATTTTTCCATGCAGATCCG CATCCAGGAAATATTGCTGTTGATGATGTCAACGGTGGGAGGCTTATCTTCTACGACTTTGGAATGATGGGAAG CATTAGTCCAAATATCCGGGAAGGGTTGCTCGAAGCATTCTATGGAGTTTATGAAAAAGATCCTGATAAA GTGCTTCAATCAATGATTCAAATGGGTGTCCTTGTTCCTACTGGAGATATGACGGCTGTCAGAAGAACAGCTCAATTTTTCCTTGATAG CTTCGAAGAGCGTTTAGCAGCacaaaggaaagaaagagagatggcGACTGAGGAACTTGGATTTAAGAAGCAATTAACTAAGGAGGAGAAGTTTGAAAAGAAGAAGCAAAGGCTTGCTGCTATCG GAGAGGATCTTTTGTCAATTGCTGCTGATCAACCATTTCGATTTCCTGCCACCTTTACTTTTGTGGTCAGAGCATTCTCCG TACTAGATGGTATCGGGAAGGGCCTTGATCCTAGATTTGATATCACAGAGATTGCTAAACC ATATGCTATGGAGTTGCTTAGATTTAATGAAGCTGGAGTTGAAGTTATTGTAAAG GAtgcgaggaagagatgggaaAGGCAGTCCCGTGCATTCTACAATTTATTTCGCCAGCCCGACAGAGTTGAAAAGCTTGCGCAAATCATTGAGCGTTTG GAGCAAGGTGATCTCAAGCTTCGTGTCAGAACATTGGAGTCAGAAAGAGCATTCCAAAGAGTTGCAGCTGCACAGAAAACAATTGGATAT GGAGTTGCCGCAGGTAGTTTGGTAAACCTCGCCACCGTTCTCTACCTCAATTCAATCCGG TTGCCAGCGACCATAGCATACTCTCTCTGCGCGTTCTTCGGcctacaagtccttgtcggccTTTTGAAGGTCAAGAAGTTGGATCAACAGGAGAGACTGATAACCGGCACTGCTTGA
- the LOC127761016 gene encoding uncharacterized protein LOC127761016, whose protein sequence is MNNGFAEIIRRGNPHLMDNSAVVIMGHSVASYTMDSHGRSSSCLDHLGSSMENSSIHYKRGNNRRSGHGVSAQDDGCGLVLGLGPSPEMGSSAARRSKAPAPATLFSQRSFSFTEPGVLSLGLHRGDHGGATIQHLEEAPAGNIISFAAAVDEGSTSARRSSGGYMPSLLFAPRPNASAPEEARHDVVADHTDNTVSGGGARHGHARRRVVRQLSPEPEPEPSATMTETSFGVSSDVVTEVTNPVTTQPAAAAAQSQRRHPKKCRFKGCSKGARGASGLCIAHGGGQRCQKPGCHKGAESRTAYCKAHGGGRRCMQLGCTKSAEGKTDHCIAHGGGRRCGHQGCPKAARGKSGRCIKHGGGKRCSVEGCIRSAEGRVGLCISHGGGRRCQYPDCRKGAQGSTLYCKAHGGGKRCVFDGCLKGAEGSTPLCKAHGGGKRCMFEGGGLCPKSVHGGTSFCVAHGGGKRCTVPGCGKSARGRTDCCVKHGGGKRCRVDGCAKSAQGSTEFCKAHGGGKRCTWATGCEKFARGRSGLCAAHGTLMASQQRRAGGGGSMIGPGLFHGLIGAMNNGYSSSGVSTASEYSDACDGAARRQELIPPQVLVPNSMKSSCSSAPPPLPPPSSMGRGREGGGLVVPEGRVHGGGLLSLLGGSFRNVDVDEL, encoded by the coding sequence ATGAATAACGGTTTTGCGGAAATCATTCGCCGCGGAAACCCACATCTGATGGATAATTCCGCAGTTGTGATAATGGGACACTCTGTGGCAAGCTACACCATGGACAGCCATGGACGGAGCTCTTCTTGCCTAGACCACCTGGGTTCATCAATGGAGAACAGTAGTATCCATTACAAGAGAGGTAACAACCGGAGGTCGGGTCATGGTGTGTCTGCGCAAGATGACGGCTGCGGGTTGGTTCTTGGATTGGGTCCATCGCCGGAGATGGGCTCCTCCGCGGCGCGCAGGTCGaaagcgccggcgccggcgacattGTTCAGCCAGAGGAGCTTCTCCTTCACCGAGCCAGGGGTGCTCAGCCTTGGGCTTCATCGGGGAGATCATGGTGGCGCGACGATTCAGCATCTGGAAGAAGCGCCTGCTGGGAACAtcatctccttcgccgccgccgtcgatgagggctcgacgtcggcgaggaggagctccgGTGGGTACATGCCGTCGCTGCTCTTCGCGCCTCGGCCCAACGCGTCGGCTCCTGAAGAGGCTCGTCATGATGTCGTGGCGGATCACACGGACAACACCGTgagtggtggtggcgcgcgCCATGGCCATGCGCGGCGTCGCGTCGTTCGTCAGCTCAGCCCTGAGCCTGAGCCTGAGCCTTCGGCGACCATGACGGAGACCTCGTTCGGTGTGAGCTCCGACGTGGTCACGGAGGTGACCAATCCTGTGAcgacgcagccggcggcggcggcggcgcagtcgcAACGCCGGCATCCGAAGAAGTGCAGGTTCAAGGGGTGCTCCAAAGGAGCGCGAGGCGCGTCGGGGCTGTGCATCGCCCATGGCGGCGGGCAGAGGTGCCAGAAGCCCGGGTGCCACAAGGGCGCCGAGAGCCGCACGGCCTACTGCAAGGCGCATGGCGGTGGCCGCCGGTGCATGCAGCTCGGCTGCACCAAGAGCGCCGAGGGGAAGACGGATCACTGCATCGCCcacggcggcggtcgccggtgCGGGCACCAGGGCTGCCCGAAGGCCGCGCGGGGGAAGTCCGGGCGGTGCATCAAGCATGGCGGAGGGAAGAGGTGTTCGGTCGAGGGCTGCATCCGGAGCGCGGAGGGGAGGGTCGGGCTCTGCATCtcccacggcggcgggcggcggtgccaGTACCCGGACTGCCGCAAGGGCGCGCAGGGGAGCACGCTGTACTGcaaggcgcacggcggcggcaagcggtgCGTGTTCGACGGGTGCCTCAAGGGCGCGGAGGGGAGCACGCCGCTGTGcaaggcgcacggcggcgggaaGCGGTGCATGTTCGAGGGCGGCGGGCTCTGCCCCAAGAGCGTCCACGGCGGCACCAGCTTCTgcgtggcgcacggcggcgggaaGCGGTGCACGGTGCCCGGGTGCGGCAAGAGCGCCCGCGGCCGCACGGACTGCTGCGTCaagcacggcggcggcaagcggtgCAGGGTCGACGGCTGCGCCAAGAGCGCGCAGGGGAGCACGGAGTTCTGcaaggcccacggcggcggcaagcgctGCACCTGGGCCACCGGCTGCGAGAAGTTCGCCCGCGGGCGGAGCGGCCTCTGCGCCGCGCACGGCACGCTCATGGCCTCACAGCAGcgtcgcgccggcggcggcgggagcatgATCGGTCCAGGGCTCTTCCACGGCCTCATCGGCGCCATGAACAACGGCTACTCGTCCTCCGGCGTCAGCACGGCGTCGGAGTACTCCGACGCctgcgacggcgcggcgaggaggcaaGAGCTGATACCTCCTCAGGTGCTGGTCCCGAACTCCATGAAGTCGTcgtgctcgtcggcgccgccgccgctgccgccgccgtcgtcgatggGCAGGggcagagagggaggagggctCGTCGTCCCCGAGGGGAGGGTGCACGGTGGCGGCCTCCTGTCGTTGCTCGGCGGGAGCTTCAGGaacgtcgacgtcgacgagctCTGA
- the LOC127763179 gene encoding uncharacterized protein LOC127763179: MASMMGGDFVEAYVLKNAYKEKLRRMEAAEAAAAAAVAGKKDVAAAADGSAGQKKAAAGGGMFGFMKKKVHPRAAETAPAPAMETSSA; encoded by the coding sequence ATGGCGTCCATGATGGGAGGAGACTTCGTGGAGGCGTACGTGCTCAAGAACGCCTACAAGGAGAAGCTCAGGCGCATGGAggccgcggaggcggctgcggcggcggcggtggccgggaagaaggacgtcgccgccgccgccgatggctcTGCGGGGCAGAAgaaggcggctgcgggcggcggGATGTTTGGGTTCATGAAGAAGAAGGTGCACCCCagagcggcggagacggcgccggcgccggccatggAAACCAGTAGCGCTTGA